In the Hyphomonadaceae bacterium BL14 genome, one interval contains:
- a CDS encoding acyl-CoA dehydrogenase C-terminal domain-containing protein, whose protein sequence is MPQYRAPLRDQKFVLNELLDVQQYSHLDGFSEATPDIIDAILEEGAKLCENVLAPLNKTGDVQGCTLKDGVVTTPDGFKDAYAQMTEGGWTALSADPQYGGQGLPHFLNLAFNEMVTSANMAFGMYPGLTGGAVHALVVGGSDEQKQMYLPKMISGEWSGTMNLTEPHCGTDLGMLRTKAVPNGDGSYKISGQKIWISAGEHGLSKNIVHLVLARIEGAPAGVKGISLFVVPKFIPDENGEPGQRNTLKCGGLEHKMGIHGNATCVMDYDEATGWLVGEENKGLRIMFVMMNEARLGVGLQGLGLAETAYQFSLSFAKDRLQGRSLTGPKNPDGPADPIIVHPDVRRMLMDQKVFVEGARALAYWTALQGDLEHKGEDEKARETAGDYMALLTPVIKAYLTDKGYDSVSKGLQIHGGSGFTEEWGMSQLLRDARITLIYEGTNGVQALDLVGRKLAMKGMAPINNFFAALDAFVAENKGDSAIASSVEGLEAVTAKLKRATNWLVEKGLENFDNAGAASTDYLHLFGLTCFAWTWAKMAKIAAAKAAAGETDPIYAAKLVTAEYFVARWLPDADAHLARIESGAGNLMALAAEAF, encoded by the coding sequence ATGCCCCAGTACCGCGCCCCGCTTCGTGACCAGAAATTCGTCCTCAACGAGCTTCTCGACGTCCAGCAATACAGCCATCTGGACGGCTTCTCCGAGGCGACCCCGGATATCATCGACGCCATCCTGGAAGAGGGTGCCAAGCTGTGTGAAAACGTGCTGGCCCCGCTGAACAAGACCGGCGACGTGCAGGGTTGCACGCTGAAAGACGGCGTCGTTACGACCCCCGACGGGTTCAAGGACGCCTATGCCCAGATGACCGAAGGCGGCTGGACCGCGCTGTCGGCCGATCCGCAATATGGCGGTCAGGGCCTGCCGCATTTCCTGAACCTCGCCTTCAACGAGATGGTGACCAGCGCCAACATGGCGTTCGGCATGTATCCGGGTCTGACCGGCGGCGCGGTGCATGCGCTGGTGGTGGGCGGTTCGGACGAGCAGAAGCAGATGTACCTGCCCAAGATGATTTCCGGCGAATGGTCGGGTACGATGAACCTGACCGAGCCCCATTGCGGCACGGATCTGGGCATGCTGCGCACCAAGGCGGTGCCCAATGGCGACGGGTCCTACAAGATTTCCGGCCAGAAAATCTGGATTTCGGCGGGCGAGCACGGCCTGTCGAAGAATATCGTTCACCTGGTGCTGGCACGCATTGAAGGCGCGCCGGCGGGCGTGAAGGGTATTTCGCTCTTCGTGGTGCCCAAATTCATCCCCGATGAAAACGGCGAGCCGGGCCAGCGCAACACGCTGAAATGCGGCGGGCTGGAGCACAAGATGGGCATTCACGGCAATGCCACCTGCGTCATGGATTATGACGAGGCCACCGGCTGGCTCGTGGGCGAGGAAAACAAAGGCCTGCGCATCATGTTCGTCATGATGAACGAGGCACGCCTGGGCGTGGGCCTTCAGGGTCTGGGCCTGGCCGAGACCGCCTACCAGTTCTCGCTCAGCTTCGCCAAGGACCGGCTTCAGGGCCGCTCGCTGACGGGGCCGAAAAACCCGGACGGCCCGGCCGATCCGATCATCGTGCACCCGGACGTGCGGCGCATGCTGATGGACCAGAAAGTGTTTGTGGAGGGCGCGCGTGCGCTGGCCTACTGGACCGCGCTGCAGGGCGATCTGGAGCACAAGGGCGAAGACGAGAAGGCGCGCGAGACAGCAGGCGATTACATGGCGCTGCTGACCCCGGTGATCAAAGCCTATCTCACCGACAAGGGCTATGACAGCGTTTCCAAGGGCCTGCAGATTCATGGCGGCTCGGGCTTCACCGAGGAGTGGGGCATGTCCCAGCTCCTGCGTGATGCGCGCATCACCCTGATCTATGAAGGCACCAATGGCGTGCAGGCCCTGGACCTGGTGGGCCGCAAGCTGGCCATGAAGGGCATGGCGCCGATCAATAATTTCTTCGCCGCCCTCGACGCCTTCGTGGCGGAAAACAAGGGCGACAGCGCCATCGCGTCGTCCGTCGAGGGGCTGGAAGCCGTCACCGCCAAGCTGAAACGCGCCACCAACTGGCTGGTCGAGAAGGGGCTGGAGAATTTTGATAATGCGGGCGCGGCCTCGACCGATTATCTGCACCTGTTCGGCCTGACCTGTTTTGCCTGGACCTGGGCGAAAATGGCCAAGATTGCCGCTGCGAAAGCCGCCGCGGGCGAGACCGATCCGATCTACGCGGCCAAGCTTGTCACGGCGGAGTATTTCGTCGCCCGCTGGCTGCCGGATGCCGACGCCCATCTGGCGCGCATCGAAAGCGGTGCCGGCAATTTGATGGCGCTCGCCGCCGAGGCGTTCTAG
- the ettA gene encoding energy-dependent translational throttle protein EttA, which translates to MAAYQYVYHMDKLSKTYPGGKPVFTGISLHFLPDAKIGVVGTNGSGKSTLLRIMAGQDTDFAGEAWAEKGVRVGYLAQEPKLDEAKTVWENVIEGSEDKRIFDAYNAIAMRLAEEYSDELMEEMNALQEQVDARDAWDVDSKIEMAMEALRCPPGEAAVTNLSGGERRRVAICQLLLSKPDMLLLDEPTNHLDAESVAWLQHHLENYPGAVLIVTHDRYFLDAITTWTLELDRGQGVPYEGGYTRWLEQKSKRLAQESREESAKQRALSRELEWIRASPKARQAKSKARIKSYEQMRDEADRDKVSTAIIRIPPGPRLGGNVVAFENVSKGFEDKLLIKDLTFKLPPGGVVGVIGPNGAGKTTLFKMIIGEETPDTGSVTLGETVKLGYVNQSRDALDPKKNVWEEISGGNDMLDLGGREVPSRAYVGAFNFKGGDQQKKVGVLSGGERNRVHLAKMLKEGGNLLLLDEPTNDLDVETLSALEVALEDFPGCAVVISHDRFFLDRIATHILAFEGDSHVEWFEGAFSDYLEDKKRRLGTDSLVPSRVKFQKFAR; encoded by the coding sequence ATGGCCGCGTATCAGTATGTTTATCACATGGACAAGCTGTCCAAGACCTATCCGGGTGGCAAGCCGGTGTTCACGGGCATTTCGCTGCACTTCCTGCCCGACGCCAAGATCGGCGTGGTGGGCACGAACGGGTCGGGCAAATCGACCCTCCTGCGCATCATGGCCGGCCAGGACACCGATTTCGCCGGCGAGGCCTGGGCCGAAAAGGGCGTGCGCGTGGGCTATCTGGCCCAGGAGCCCAAGCTCGACGAGGCCAAGACGGTCTGGGAAAACGTCATCGAGGGCTCTGAAGACAAGCGTATTTTCGACGCCTACAACGCCATCGCCATGCGGCTCGCCGAGGAGTATTCCGACGAGCTGATGGAGGAAATGAACGCCCTTCAGGAACAGGTCGACGCGCGCGACGCCTGGGACGTGGATTCCAAGATCGAAATGGCGATGGAGGCCCTGCGCTGTCCGCCAGGCGAGGCAGCGGTGACCAATCTGTCAGGCGGCGAGCGGCGGCGCGTGGCGATCTGCCAGCTTCTCCTGTCCAAGCCCGACATGCTGCTGCTGGACGAACCGACCAACCACCTCGACGCCGAAAGCGTGGCCTGGCTCCAGCACCATCTGGAGAATTATCCCGGTGCCGTGCTGATCGTCACCCACGACCGCTATTTCCTCGACGCCATCACCACCTGGACGCTGGAACTCGATCGCGGCCAGGGCGTCCCCTATGAGGGCGGCTATACCCGCTGGCTGGAACAGAAATCCAAGCGCCTGGCGCAAGAGTCGCGCGAGGAAAGCGCCAAGCAGCGCGCCCTCAGCCGCGAGCTGGAATGGATCCGGGCCAGCCCGAAAGCCCGCCAGGCCAAATCCAAGGCGCGTATCAAATCCTATGAGCAGATGCGCGACGAGGCTGATCGCGACAAGGTCTCCACAGCCATCATCCGCATCCCGCCGGGCCCGCGCCTGGGCGGCAATGTGGTGGCGTTTGAAAACGTCTCCAAAGGCTTTGAAGACAAGCTGCTGATCAAGGACCTGACCTTCAAGCTGCCGCCGGGCGGCGTGGTGGGTGTGATTGGCCCCAACGGCGCGGGCAAGACCACGCTGTTCAAGATGATCATCGGCGAGGAGACGCCCGATACCGGCTCCGTCACCCTCGGCGAGACGGTCAAGCTCGGCTATGTGAACCAGAGCCGCGACGCGCTGGACCCGAAGAAGAACGTCTGGGAAGAGATTTCCGGCGGCAATGACATGCTCGACCTGGGCGGCCGCGAGGTGCCCAGCCGCGCCTATGTCGGCGCGTTCAACTTCAAGGGCGGCGACCAGCAGAAGAAGGTCGGCGTGCTGTCTGGCGGTGAGCGCAACCGGGTGCATCTGGCCAAGATGCTCAAGGAAGGCGGCAATCTCCTCCTGCTCGACGAACCGACCAACGATCTCGACGTGGAGACCCTGTCGGCGCTGGAAGTGGCGCTGGAGGATTTCCCCGGCTGCGCCGTGGTCATCTCCCACGACCGCTTCTTCCTCGACCGCATCGCCACCCACATCCTCGCGTTCGAAGGCGACAGCCATGTGGAATGGTTCGAGGGCGCCTTCTCCGACTATCTCGAAGACAAGAAGCGCCGCCTCGGCACCGACTCGCTGGTGCCCAGCCGCGTGAAATTCCAGAAGTTCGCACGGTAG
- a CDS encoding acetyl-CoA C-acetyltransferase, giving the protein MTDAYIYDACRTPRGKGKKNGSLHEITALQLATQQLEAIRDRNNLDTSVIDDVVLGCVSPVGEQGANIARAAALNAGYAETVSGFQVNRFCASGLEAVNLAAAKVMSGEADMAIGGGVEAMSRVPMGSDGGAMVVDPEMAFDHYFVPQGISADLIASKYGYSRDDVDAYAVESQKRAEQAWKEGRFTKGVVPVKNQLGLTQLDHDEHMRPGTDMQSLASLKPAFADLAAFVGLDKVAIQRYPDLEKINFVHHAGNSSGIVDGASAILVGTREMGERLGLKPRARIRSMASIGSEPTIMLTGPAPSARKALKKAGMSEKDIDLYEMNEAFAAVVLRFMEDLGVPHDKVNVNGGAIALGHPLGATGAMILGTLLDELERTGKGTALATLCVGGGMGTATIIERI; this is encoded by the coding sequence ATGACCGACGCTTACATCTATGACGCCTGCCGCACGCCGCGCGGCAAGGGCAAGAAGAATGGTTCGCTGCACGAGATCACCGCGCTGCAGCTGGCGACCCAGCAGCTGGAAGCCATTCGTGACCGCAATAATCTCGACACCAGCGTCATTGATGATGTGGTGCTGGGCTGCGTTTCGCCGGTGGGCGAGCAGGGCGCCAATATCGCGCGCGCTGCAGCCCTGAATGCGGGCTATGCCGAGACGGTGTCGGGCTTTCAGGTCAACCGCTTCTGCGCCTCGGGGCTGGAGGCGGTGAATCTGGCCGCCGCGAAAGTCATGTCGGGCGAGGCGGACATGGCCATTGGCGGCGGGGTCGAGGCCATGAGCCGCGTGCCCATGGGATCCGATGGCGGCGCGATGGTGGTCGATCCGGAAATGGCATTCGACCATTACTTCGTGCCCCAGGGCATTTCGGCCGATCTGATCGCGTCGAAATACGGCTATAGCCGCGACGATGTGGACGCCTATGCCGTGGAAAGCCAGAAGCGCGCCGAGCAGGCGTGGAAAGAGGGCCGGTTCACCAAGGGCGTGGTGCCGGTGAAGAACCAGCTGGGCCTGACCCAGCTCGATCATGACGAGCACATGCGCCCGGGCACGGACATGCAGTCGCTGGCGAGCCTCAAGCCCGCCTTTGCCGATCTGGCAGCCTTTGTGGGCCTCGACAAGGTGGCGATCCAGCGATACCCGGACCTTGAAAAGATCAATTTCGTCCACCACGCCGGCAATTCGTCGGGCATCGTGGACGGCGCCTCGGCCATCCTGGTGGGCACCAGGGAAATGGGCGAGCGTCTGGGCCTGAAGCCGCGCGCGCGCATTCGCTCCATGGCCTCCATCGGGTCGGAGCCGACCATCATGCTGACCGGCCCGGCGCCGTCGGCGCGCAAGGCGCTGAAAAAAGCCGGCATGAGCGAAAAGGACATTGATCTCTACGAGATGAATGAAGCTTTCGCCGCGGTGGTGCTGCGCTTCATGGAAGATCTCGGCGTTCCCCACGACAAGGTCAACGTCAATGGCGGTGCCATTGCGCTCGGCCACCCGCTGGGCGCGACCGGGGCCATGATCCTGGGCACGCTGTTGGATGAGCTGGAGCGCACCGGCAAGGGCACGGCGCTGGCGACGCTCTGCGTCGGCGGCGGCATGGGCACGGCCACGATCATCGAGCGGATCTAG
- a CDS encoding acyl-CoA dehydrogenase family protein, with product MNAQVLNTPRPAWLDQEDVNMFDHAVRGFLTKECLPHGDRWEKEGQVDRDIWTKAGEAGLLCPACPEEYGGAGGDWRHDYAFHMAVAELGVDGWGASLHNSIVAPYVWHYGSEEQKQRILPKMLTGEYVGAIAMTEPGAGSDLQGVKTTAVRDGNGYRINGSKTFITNGGTANLIVVVAKTDPKAGAKGTSLFLVETDGLDGFRRGRNLDKVGLKAQDTAELFFEDMWVPAEALLGQDEGRGFVQLMEQLPQERLQIAVQGVGMMKRALAETINYVKERKAFGKAVIDFQNTQFKLAELKTKATIAEVFCQHCSDLLIDGKLDAATASMAKYWVTDIQCELVDECVQLHGGYGFMNEYPIARMWRDARVQRIYGGTNEIMKVLIARTL from the coding sequence ATGAATGCCCAAGTGCTCAATACGCCCCGTCCCGCCTGGCTCGACCAGGAGGATGTGAACATGTTCGACCACGCCGTGCGCGGCTTCCTGACCAAGGAATGCCTGCCTCACGGCGACCGCTGGGAGAAAGAGGGCCAGGTCGACCGGGACATCTGGACCAAGGCGGGCGAGGCGGGCCTGTTGTGCCCGGCCTGCCCGGAAGAATACGGCGGTGCGGGCGGGGACTGGCGCCATGACTACGCCTTCCACATGGCGGTGGCCGAGCTGGGCGTGGACGGCTGGGGCGCGTCTTTGCATAACTCCATCGTGGCTCCGTATGTCTGGCATTACGGCTCGGAAGAGCAGAAGCAGCGCATCCTGCCCAAAATGCTGACCGGCGAGTATGTCGGTGCCATCGCCATGACCGAGCCCGGCGCGGGTTCGGACCTGCAGGGCGTGAAGACCACGGCGGTGCGCGATGGCAATGGCTATCGCATCAATGGCTCGAAGACCTTCATCACCAATGGCGGCACGGCCAATCTCATCGTGGTGGTGGCCAAGACCGATCCCAAGGCCGGTGCCAAGGGCACCTCGCTCTTCCTGGTGGAGACGGACGGGCTCGACGGCTTCCGCCGCGGGCGCAATCTCGACAAGGTGGGCCTGAAAGCCCAAGACACCGCCGAATTGTTCTTTGAGGACATGTGGGTGCCGGCCGAAGCCCTGCTGGGTCAGGACGAGGGCCGCGGCTTCGTCCAGCTGATGGAGCAATTGCCCCAGGAGCGGCTGCAGATCGCGGTACAGGGCGTGGGCATGATGAAGCGCGCGCTGGCCGAGACGATCAATTACGTCAAGGAGCGCAAGGCTTTCGGCAAGGCGGTCATCGATTTCCAGAACACCCAGTTCAAGCTCGCCGAGCTGAAGACCAAGGCCACCATCGCCGAGGTGTTCTGCCAGCACTGCTCAGATCTGCTCATCGACGGCAAGCTGGATGCAGCCACGGCGTCCATGGCCAAATACTGGGTCACCGACATCCAGTGCGAGCTGGTGGATGAATGCGTCCAGCTCCATGGCGGCTACGGCTTCATGAACGAATACCCGATCGCCCGCATGTGGCGCGACGCGCGCGTGCAACGCATCTATGGCGGCACCAACGAAATCATGAAGGTGCTGATCGCAAGGACGCTTTAG
- a CDS encoding 3-hydroxyacyl-CoA dehydrogenase NAD-binding domain-containing protein, translated as MSYTHFKFEVDGDGIALITFDSPNVSMNVLSADVMAEMGQIIARIQGEDAITGAVITSGKKAFCAGADLTELGAGMADLKGLPEDEAKQKLFDIAYRLNASLRALETCGKPVAAAINGLALGGGFEVTLACHYRVMASDTGAKLGLPESLVGVLPGGGGTQRLPRLIGVMNAAPVMLQGKQFDAETAKAQGVVHEIAPVAEIVEKAKALVKANPLGSKQPWDQDKFKIPGGGPYHPQGMQVFGAASPMLLKETYGNYPAQRYILSCVYEGLQLPMDAALRIESRYFTKLLMRPESRNMIRSLFLSKQALEKGGRRPAGQSKSDVRKIAVIGAGFMGAGVATVSAQAGIEVVLIDRDQEGADKGKQHVLDHFAKGVQRGKLSEAKAKAMGDLVTATTDYAHLKDVDLVVEAVFENSELKHQITKAAEEHLPKDAIFGSNTSTIPITSLAQASSRPENYIGIHFFSPVEKMMLVELIVGEKTGDAAVSRAIDFVSKIKKTPIVVSDTRGFYANRCVMRFIEQGMYMLTEGVKPALIENGARMAGMPVGPLSLQDEVAIDLGYKVLQQTKKDLGTAFEDTPNATVIETMYELGRYGRKNAKGFYVYDGKSKRLWDELGQFAPNGTLLSDDQQPSVDEIKDRILYAQALEAARTMEEGIVADPREADVGSILGWGFAPYTGGVLSFIDTVGAADFVKRADELKAKYGKPFEVPQLLRDMAAKTETFYGRFAPKQAA; from the coding sequence ATGAGCTACACACACTTCAAATTCGAGGTCGACGGCGACGGGATCGCCCTGATCACCTTTGACTCTCCCAACGTGTCCATGAATGTCCTGTCGGCCGACGTGATGGCCGAGATGGGCCAGATCATCGCGCGCATCCAGGGCGAGGACGCCATCACAGGCGCGGTCATCACGTCGGGCAAGAAGGCGTTCTGCGCCGGCGCCGACCTGACCGAGCTGGGCGCGGGCATGGCGGACCTCAAAGGTCTGCCCGAGGATGAGGCCAAGCAGAAACTGTTCGACATTGCCTATCGGCTCAACGCCTCGCTGCGTGCGCTGGAGACCTGCGGCAAGCCGGTCGCCGCGGCGATCAACGGCCTGGCGCTGGGCGGCGGGTTCGAGGTGACGCTGGCGTGCCATTACCGCGTGATGGCGAGCGATACCGGCGCCAAGCTCGGCCTGCCCGAAAGCCTGGTGGGCGTGCTGCCCGGCGGCGGCGGCACCCAGCGCCTGCCGCGTCTCATCGGCGTGATGAATGCCGCGCCGGTGATGCTGCAGGGCAAACAGTTCGACGCCGAGACCGCCAAGGCGCAAGGCGTGGTTCACGAGATCGCCCCGGTCGCCGAGATCGTGGAGAAGGCCAAGGCGCTGGTGAAAGCCAATCCGCTGGGCTCCAAGCAGCCCTGGGACCAGGACAAGTTCAAAATCCCCGGCGGCGGCCCCTACCACCCCCAGGGCATGCAGGTGTTCGGCGCGGCCAGCCCGATGCTGCTGAAAGAGACCTACGGCAATTATCCCGCCCAGCGCTATATCCTGTCGTGCGTCTATGAAGGGCTTCAGCTGCCCATGGACGCGGCGCTGCGCATCGAGAGCCGGTATTTCACCAAGCTTCTGATGCGGCCTGAAAGCCGCAACATGATCCGCTCGCTGTTCCTGTCCAAACAGGCGCTGGAAAAGGGCGGACGCCGCCCGGCGGGCCAGTCGAAATCCGACGTGCGCAAGATCGCCGTCATCGGCGCGGGCTTCATGGGTGCGGGCGTGGCCACGGTGTCGGCCCAGGCTGGCATTGAAGTGGTGCTGATCGACCGCGATCAGGAGGGCGCCGACAAGGGCAAGCAGCACGTGCTTGATCATTTCGCCAAGGGCGTGCAGCGCGGCAAGCTGTCTGAAGCCAAGGCGAAAGCCATGGGCGATCTGGTCACGGCGACCACCGATTATGCGCATCTGAAAGATGTGGACCTGGTGGTGGAAGCGGTGTTCGAGAACTCCGAACTGAAGCACCAGATCACCAAGGCAGCGGAAGAACACCTGCCCAAGGATGCGATCTTCGGGTCCAACACCTCCACCATTCCGATCACCTCGCTGGCGCAGGCCTCGTCGCGGCCGGAAAACTATATCGGCATCCACTTCTTCTCACCGGTTGAGAAGATGATGCTGGTGGAGCTGATCGTGGGCGAGAAGACCGGCGATGCGGCGGTGTCGCGCGCAATCGATTTCGTGTCGAAGATCAAGAAGACCCCGATCGTGGTGTCCGATACGCGCGGCTTCTACGCCAATCGCTGCGTGATGCGCTTCATCGAGCAGGGCATGTACATGCTCACCGAGGGCGTGAAGCCGGCCCTGATCGAGAACGGCGCGCGCATGGCCGGCATGCCGGTCGGCCCACTCTCCCTGCAGGACGAGGTGGCCATTGATCTGGGCTACAAGGTGCTGCAACAGACCAAGAAGGATCTGGGCACCGCCTTCGAGGATACGCCCAACGCCACGGTCATCGAGACCATGTACGAGCTGGGCCGCTATGGCCGCAAGAACGCCAAGGGCTTCTATGTCTATGACGGCAAGTCCAAGCGTCTGTGGGACGAGCTGGGCCAGTTCGCCCCGAACGGCACACTCCTGAGTGACGATCAGCAGCCGTCTGTGGACGAGATCAAGGACCGCATCCTCTACGCCCAGGCGCTGGAAGCGGCCCGCACCATGGAGGAAGGCATCGTCGCCGATCCGCGCGAAGCCGATGTGGGCTCCATCCTGGGCTGGGGCTTTGCGCCCTATACAGGCGGCGTCCTGTCCTTCATCGACACGGTGGGCGCCGCCGACTTCGTCAAGCGCGCCGATGAGCTGAAAGCCAAGTACGGCAAGCCGTTCGAGGTGCCCCAGCTCCTGCGCGACATGGCGGCGAAGACAGAAACCTTCTACGGCCGGTTTGCGCCCAAGCAGGCGGCTTAG
- a CDS encoding MerR family DNA-binding transcriptional regulator, which translates to MSQTPAPDSLWTIRELAERFGVTARTLRFYEQKGLLKPRRRGATRLYTAADCARLELILRGRRVGFSLEDVREMLEIEQLDHGSRAHLGLALERMRDRIAVLERQRDDIDGALAELHAGTRWLEERLANREPPDDIKRRARAFEALAAARLTEWAAGPPD; encoded by the coding sequence ATGAGCCAAACACCCGCGCCTGACTCGCTCTGGACGATCCGGGAGCTTGCCGAACGCTTCGGCGTCACGGCGCGCACGCTGCGCTTTTACGAACAGAAAGGCCTGCTCAAACCGCGTCGGCGGGGGGCAACGCGCCTGTACACCGCCGCCGATTGCGCGCGGCTGGAGCTGATCCTGCGCGGACGGCGCGTGGGCTTTTCCCTCGAAGATGTACGCGAAATGCTGGAGATCGAACAGCTCGATCACGGCTCGCGCGCGCATTTGGGCCTGGCGCTGGAGCGCATGCGTGACCGTATCGCGGTGCTGGAGCGCCAGCGCGACGATATCGACGGGGCGCTGGCCGAGTTGCACGCCGGGACGCGCTGGCTGGAAGAGCGCCTGGCCAATCGCGAACCGCCTGACGACATCAAACGCCGCGCGCGCGCCTTCGAGGCGCTGGCTGCGGCGCGCCTGACCGAATGGGCCGCCGGCCCGCCTGACTGA
- a CDS encoding cisplatin damage response ATP-dependent DNA ligase: MERFARLLDQLAFTPQRNGKLRALEVHFGQVPDPERGLALAALTGALEFRGAKAGVIRALAAERTDPVLFALSYDYVGDLAETVALIWPARRSANRAPDLAEVIAKLQTMTRAEAPAQIEAWLDALDATGRWALLKLVTGGLRVGVSARLAKTALAQYGGVPVNAIEEIWHGLVPPYEALFAWLEGRAKRPESAAKSPFRPVMLAHPVAPRDLDALAPDDVQAEWKWDGIRVQAVSEGGVRRLYTRTGDDISHAFPDVLAALDYEGALDGELLVRAGDGGPAPFGDLQQRLNRKTVSKAIVTRHPAFIRAYDLLVEGEDDLRALPFAARRARLEAFVTALGSDRIDLSAPIRFESWAALDALRADPPHAHAEGVMIKRLASPYLPGRPRGEWFKWKRDPFLVDAVLMYAQRGHGKRSSFYSDFTFGVWRAGEDGEALTPVGKAYFGFTDAELKQLDAFVKAHTVERFGPVRAVKAGPEFGLVLEIAFEGLNRSPRHKSGVAMRFPRIHRIRWDKPAAEADRLETLEAMLGDGGLL; encoded by the coding sequence ATGGAGCGTTTTGCGCGATTGCTGGACCAGCTGGCCTTTACCCCGCAGCGCAATGGCAAGCTGCGCGCGCTGGAAGTGCATTTCGGGCAGGTGCCGGACCCGGAGCGGGGGCTGGCGCTGGCGGCGCTGACCGGGGCGCTGGAGTTTCGCGGGGCCAAGGCCGGCGTGATCCGGGCGCTGGCGGCGGAGCGCACGGATCCGGTGCTGTTTGCCCTGTCTTATGACTATGTCGGAGACCTGGCTGAAACCGTGGCGTTGATCTGGCCCGCGCGGCGCAGTGCCAATCGTGCGCCGGATCTGGCCGAGGTGATCGCCAAGCTGCAGACGATGACCCGCGCCGAGGCACCCGCCCAGATCGAGGCCTGGCTGGATGCGCTGGACGCGACCGGGCGCTGGGCGCTCTTGAAGCTGGTGACCGGCGGGCTTCGCGTGGGGGTATCGGCGCGGCTGGCCAAGACGGCGCTGGCGCAATATGGCGGCGTGCCGGTCAATGCGATCGAGGAAATCTGGCACGGGCTGGTGCCGCCCTATGAGGCTCTGTTTGCCTGGCTGGAGGGCCGGGCCAAGCGGCCCGAGAGCGCGGCGAAATCGCCCTTCCGCCCCGTCATGCTGGCCCACCCGGTGGCACCGCGCGATCTCGACGCGCTGGCACCAGACGACGTGCAGGCGGAATGGAAATGGGACGGCATCCGCGTGCAGGCGGTGAGCGAGGGCGGGGTGCGCCGGCTCTACACGCGCACCGGGGACGATATCTCCCACGCCTTTCCCGATGTGCTGGCGGCGCTGGACTATGAAGGCGCGCTGGACGGCGAACTCCTGGTGCGCGCCGGCGATGGCGGGCCGGCCCCCTTCGGTGATCTGCAGCAGCGCCTGAACCGCAAGACCGTGTCCAAAGCGATCGTGACGCGCCATCCCGCCTTTATCCGCGCCTATGATCTTCTGGTGGAGGGTGAGGACGATTTGCGCGCGCTGCCCTTCGCGGCGCGCCGGGCGCGGCTGGAGGCGTTTGTGACGGCGCTCGGCTCGGACCGGATCGATCTGTCGGCACCGATCCGGTTTGAAAGCTGGGCGGCGCTGGACGCCCTGCGCGCCGATCCGCCCCACGCCCATGCCGAAGGCGTGATGATCAAGCGCCTGGCCAGTCCCTATCTGCCCGGGCGTCCGCGTGGGGAATGGTTCAAGTGGAAGCGCGATCCGTTTCTGGTGGACGCGGTTCTGATGTACGCCCAGCGCGGCCACGGCAAGCGGTCGAGCTTCTATTCCGATTTCACCTTCGGCGTCTGGCGCGCGGGCGAGGACGGCGAGGCGCTGACCCCTGTTGGCAAGGCCTATTTCGGGTTCACCGATGCCGAGCTCAAACAGCTCGACGCGTTCGTGAAGGCGCATACCGTCGAGCGCTTCGGGCCCGTGCGCGCGGTGAAGGCGGGGCCCGAGTTCGGCCTGGTGCTGGAGATCGCGTTCGAGGGGCTCAATCGCTCGCCACGCCACAAATCGGGCGTCGCCATGCGCTTCCCGCGCATTCATCGCATCCGCTGGGACAAACCGGCTGCCGAAGCGGACCGGCTGGAGACGCTTGAGGCGATGTTGGGGGACGGGGGCCTGTTATGA